A window of Cellulomonas wangleii genomic DNA:
GCGGGGTGCACGCCGCGGGCGGGTACCCGCTGGAGTTCGGGACCATCTCGGTGTCCGACGGCATCTCGATGGGCCACGAGGGCATGCACTACTCGCTGGTGAGCCGCGACATCATCGCCGACAGCGTCGAGACCGTGATGATGGCCGAGCGCCTCGACGGGTCGGTCCTGCTCGCAGGGTGCGACAAGTCGCTGCCGGGCATGCTCATGGCCGCCGCGCGCCTCGACCTCGCGAGCGTCTTCCTCTATGCCGGCTCGATCATGCCGGGCTGGGTGAAGCTGTCCGACGGCACCGAGAAGGACGTGACGATCATCGACGCGTTCGAGGCCGTCGGCGCGTGCGCCCGGGGGCTCATGAGCCGGGAGGACGTCGACCGCATCGAGCGCGCGATCTGCCCCGGTGAGGGCGCGTGCGGCGGGATGTACACCGCCAACACGATGGCGTCGGTCGCCGAGGCCATCGGGATGTCGGTCCCGGGGTCGGCCGCGCCGCCGTCGGCGGACCGCCGCCGCGACCAGTTCGCGCACCGCTCGGGGGAGGCGGTGGTCGAGCTGCTGCGGCGTGGCATCACGGCGCGGGACATCATGACGAAGGAGGCGTTCGAGAACGCCATCGCGGTGGTCATGGCCTTCGGCGGCTCGACCAACGCGGTGCTGCACCTGCTGGCGATCGCGCACGAGGCCGAGGTCGACCTCACGCTCGACGACTTCTCCCGCGTCGCGTCGCGCGTGCCGCACCTGGGCGACCTCAAGCCCTTCGGCCGGTACGTCATGAACGACGTCGACCGGGTCGGCGGCGTCCCCGTGATCATGAAGGCCCTGCTCGACGCCGGCCTGCTGCACGGCGACTGCCTCACGGTCACCGGCCGCACGGTCGCCGAGAACCTCGCCGAGATCGCCCCGCCGGACCCCGACGGCAAGATCCTGCGCGCGCTCGACGACCCGATCCACCGCACGGGCGGCATCACGATCCTGTCCGGCTCGCTCGCACCGGAGGGTGCGGTCGTGAAGTCCGCCGGCTTCGACTCCGACGTCTTCGAGGGCACCGCGCGCGTCTTCGAGCGGGAGCGCGCGGCCCTGGACGCGCTCGAGGACGGCACGATCCAGGCGGGTGACGTCGTCGTCATCCGCTACGAGGGGCCGAAGGGCGGGCCCGGGATGCGCGAGATGCTCGCGATCACCGGCGCCATCAAGGGCGCAGGGCTGGGCAAGGACGTGCTGCTCGTGACCGACGGGCGGTTCTCCGGCGGCACGACGGGGCTGTGCGTGGGGCACATCGCGCCCGAGGCCGTCGACGCCGGCCCGATCGCGCTCGTGCGCGACGGGGACCGCGTCCGCCTCGACGTCGCGCGCGCGACGCTCGACCTGCTGGTCGACGACGGGGAGCTCGCGGCCCGTCGCACGGGCTGGGACCCGCTCCCGCCGCGCTACACGCGCGGGGTGCTGGGGAAGTACCAGAAGCTGGTGGGCTCGGCGTCGCGCGGGGCCGTGCTGGGCTGAACCGGCGACCGTGAGCCCGACCTGCGCACAGCCGACCTCGACGGCCGGCACGACGTGGCCCCAGCAGCTCGTCGGAGCGGCGTCCAGGGGAGCCGTGCTCGGCCGACCGGCCACGCGACTGCGCGCCCGGGTCGCGCCGCTCGCGTTGCGGACCCGCCCGTGCGGGTGTTGCGTGTGGTCAACGGGACGCGACGACGGGTTCCCGAACCCGTCCGCGTCCGGTGCAGGTCCAGGTGCGCCGGGTCCTCGGCGCACCTGACGCCGACCGCAGGGGGCAGCCATGACCCGACGTGCGCGCGGCGGCGCGTGCCTCATCGCGTGCGCCGTGCTCGTCCCGCTCGTCGCGTGCTCGTCACCCGCGTCGGGCGGCGGGCGCGTCCAGCTGGACTTCTTCCAGTTCAAGTCCGAGGCGGTCGCGACGTTCGACGCGATCATCGCCGACTTCGAGGCGGAGCACCCCGACATCGACGTCGTGCAGAACAACGTGCCCGACGCCGAGACCGCGTTCCGCACCCGCCTGGTCCGCGAGGACGTCCCGGACGTCATCACGCTCAACGTCAACGGCGTGTTCGGCGAGTTCGCGGACGCCGGGGTGCTGTACGACTGGGCCGACGACCCCCTGCTGGAGGAGATCTCACCCGCCGTCGTGCGGATCGTGCAGGACCTGGGCCAGTCCTCGCCGGGTGCCGTGAACGCGCTGCCGTTCGCCAACAACTCCTCGGGCTTCGTCTACAACGCCGACCTCCTGGCGGCGCAGGGCGTCGAGGTCCCCACGACGTGGGCGGAGCTGCTGACCGCGATGGACGCCTTCGAGCAGGCGGGCACGACGCCCGTGTACGCGACGCTCAAGGACGGCTGGACCGCCCTGCCGGCGTTCAACCAGCTGGTCGCCAACACCGTCCCCGCCGACTTCTGGGAGCGGCTGGACGCGGGGGAGACGACGTTCGCGGAGGAGTGGCGCCCGGCCGCCGACCAGCTGGCGGAGCTGTTCGCGTTCGCCCAGCCCGACCGTTTCAGCCGCGACTACAACGCGGGCAACCAGGAGTTCGCCGCGGGCGGCGTCCCGTTCTACCTGCAGGGGTCGTTCGCGATCCCCGCGATCGTGTCGTTCGAGCCCGCCTTCGAGATCGGGTTCGGGAACCTGCCGACCACCGACGACGCCGCGACGCAGCTGCTGGTGTCGGGGGTGGACGTCGGCGTGACGATGGGTGCGCAGCCGCGTCACCCGGAGCAGTCGCGGCTGTTCGTCGAGTACCTCCTGCAGCCCGACGTCATGCGCCAGTACTCGCAGGACCAGTCGGCCATCACCCCGCTCGTCGACGCGACGACCGGTGACCCGACGCTCGAGCCCGTCCTGCCGTTCTTCGACGACGACCGGGTGACCGGCTACGTCGACCACCGCATCCCCGCGAGCATCCCGCTCGCGGCGATGCTCCAGCAGTACCTCATCGACGGGGACGCCGACGCGCTCCTCACCCAGCTCGACGAGGAGTGGGACCAGGTCGCCGCACGGCGCTCCTGACCCGGGACGAAGGAGTCCGCCATGGCCACCGCCGCCGCGCCGACCCCGGCGCACGTCGCCCCACCGCCTGAGCCGCCCGACGCACCCCGCCTGCGTCCGCCGTCGCGCGTGCCGCGCGCGTTCTGGTGGATGGTCCTGCCGGCCGTCGCGATCTTCTTCGTGTTCCACACGCTGCCGGTGCTGCAGGGGATCTTCTTCAGCTTCACCGACTACGCCGGGTACGGCACCTGGCAGTTCGTGGGGCTGCGCAACTACCTCAACCTGTTCGGCAACGACCGGATCGCGCACTCCTACCTGTTCACGTTCCAGTTCGCGATCGTCGCGACGGTCCTGACCAACGCGCTCGCCCTGACGATCGCGATGGGCCTCAACGCCCGCATCCGGCTGCAGACGACGCTGCGCGGCCTGTACTTCATCCCGAACGTGCTGGCCGTGCTGGTCGTCGGGTACGTCTTCAACTACCTGTTCTCCAACTCCCTGCCCGTGCTCGGGCAGGCGCTGGGCGTCGAGTGGCTGTCGACGTCGATCCTGGCGAACGAGGACCTCGCGTGGCTCGGCATCGTCGTCCTGGCGGTCTGGCAGGCGTGCGCGTTCAACATCATCCTGTACCTCGCCGGCCTGCAGACGATCCCGGGCGAGCTGTACGAGGCGGCGTCGCTCGACGGCGCGTCGACCTGGCGCAGGTTCCGGTCGATCACGTTCCCCCTGATCAGCGCGTTCTTCACGATCAACATGGTGCTGTCGCTGAAGAACTTCCTGCAGGTCTTCGACCACGTCATCGCACTGACCAACGGCGGGCCGGGCACGGCGACGGAGTCGATCTCCCTGGTGATCTACCGCGGCGGCTTCCAGGGCGGGGAGTACGCGTACCAGACGGCCAACGCCGTGGTGTACCTCGTCGTCATCATCGTGCTGTCGCTCGCGCAGCTGCGGTTCCTGCAGTCGAGGGAGGCGGAGTCCTGATGTCCGACACCGTGCTGCGGGGCAAGGTGACCGGGACGACGTCGCGCAGCGGGCGCCGCCTGCGCCGCCGCGACCTGGCGGAGGGGAAGGTCAGCTGGCCGCTGACGATCCTGCTCGTGCTCGGGTCGCTCACCGTCCTGGTCCCGTTGTACTTCACGGTCGTCACGGCGCTGAAGACACCGGCGCAGCTCGGCGGTGCCGGGTTCGGCGTCCCGGAGAGCTGGACGTGGTCGAACTTCGCGGACGCGTGGCGCCTGACCAACTTCCCGCAGGCGGCGGGCAACAGCCTGATGCTCACCGTCGGCGCGCTCGTCCTGACTCTGCTGACCAACTCGCTCGTGTCCTACGCGATCGCGCGGCAGATGGCTCACCACAAGGTCTTCAAGGGCCTGTACTTCTACTTCGTGTCGGCGCTGTTCGTGCCGTTCCCGATCATCATGCTGCCCGTGGTGAAGCTGACCGCGCAGCTCGGCCTGGACAACCAGATCGGCCTGGTCCTGCTGTACACGGTGTACGGGCTGGCGTTCAACATCTTCGTGTTCGTCGCCTACATCAAGTCCATCCCCCTCGAGCTCGAGGAGGCGGCGCGCATCGACGGGGCGTCGACGTGGGCCGTGTTCTGGCGGATCGTGTTCCCGCTGCTGGCGCCGATGAACGCGACGGTCGCGATCCTCACGGTCATCTGGGTGTGGAACGACTTCATGCTGCCCCTGGTGATCCTCAGCCAGCGCGACGACCTGACCCTGCCGCTGACGCAGTACGTCTTCCAGAGCCAGTTCAACACCAACTACACGGTCGCGTTCGCCTCCTACCTCATGCAGATGGCGCCGCTGCTGCTGGTCTACGTCGTGGCCCAGCGCTGGGTGATCTCGGGCGTCACCCGCGGCGCGATCAAGTGACGCGTCCGGCGACCTGCACCGCGGACCGGCGACGCGCGCGACGTGCGACCCATGGCTGGTCGTGCGACGGTCGAAGGCCCCGGACGAGGAGCAGCGCTCATGACCTTCACCGTCGACGACGCCCCCTGGTGGACCGGCGCCGTGGTCTACCAGATCTACCCGCGGTCCTTCCAGGACTCGGACGGCGACGGCATCGGCGACCTGCGCGGCGTGCTGCAGCGGGTGGACCACCTGGCCGACCTGG
This region includes:
- a CDS encoding carbohydrate ABC transporter permease; the protein is MSDTVLRGKVTGTTSRSGRRLRRRDLAEGKVSWPLTILLVLGSLTVLVPLYFTVVTALKTPAQLGGAGFGVPESWTWSNFADAWRLTNFPQAAGNSLMLTVGALVLTLLTNSLVSYAIARQMAHHKVFKGLYFYFVSALFVPFPIIMLPVVKLTAQLGLDNQIGLVLLYTVYGLAFNIFVFVAYIKSIPLELEEAARIDGASTWAVFWRIVFPLLAPMNATVAILTVIWVWNDFMLPLVILSQRDDLTLPLTQYVFQSQFNTNYTVAFASYLMQMAPLLLVYVVAQRWVISGVTRGAIK
- a CDS encoding carbohydrate ABC transporter permease gives rise to the protein MATAAAPTPAHVAPPPEPPDAPRLRPPSRVPRAFWWMVLPAVAIFFVFHTLPVLQGIFFSFTDYAGYGTWQFVGLRNYLNLFGNDRIAHSYLFTFQFAIVATVLTNALALTIAMGLNARIRLQTTLRGLYFIPNVLAVLVVGYVFNYLFSNSLPVLGQALGVEWLSTSILANEDLAWLGIVVLAVWQACAFNIILYLAGLQTIPGELYEAASLDGASTWRRFRSITFPLISAFFTINMVLSLKNFLQVFDHVIALTNGGPGTATESISLVIYRGGFQGGEYAYQTANAVVYLVVIIVLSLAQLRFLQSREAES
- the ilvD gene encoding dihydroxy-acid dehydratase produces the protein MTSTHGAPGPDIDIKPRSRQVTDGLEATAARGMLRAVGMGDDDWVKPQIGVASSWNEITPCNLSLDRLAKAVKSGVHAAGGYPLEFGTISVSDGISMGHEGMHYSLVSRDIIADSVETVMMAERLDGSVLLAGCDKSLPGMLMAAARLDLASVFLYAGSIMPGWVKLSDGTEKDVTIIDAFEAVGACARGLMSREDVDRIERAICPGEGACGGMYTANTMASVAEAIGMSVPGSAAPPSADRRRDQFAHRSGEAVVELLRRGITARDIMTKEAFENAIAVVMAFGGSTNAVLHLLAIAHEAEVDLTLDDFSRVASRVPHLGDLKPFGRYVMNDVDRVGGVPVIMKALLDAGLLHGDCLTVTGRTVAENLAEIAPPDPDGKILRALDDPIHRTGGITILSGSLAPEGAVVKSAGFDSDVFEGTARVFERERAALDALEDGTIQAGDVVVIRYEGPKGGPGMREMLAITGAIKGAGLGKDVLLVTDGRFSGGTTGLCVGHIAPEAVDAGPIALVRDGDRVRLDVARATLDLLVDDGELAARRTGWDPLPPRYTRGVLGKYQKLVGSASRGAVLG
- a CDS encoding ABC transporter substrate-binding protein — encoded protein: MTRRARGGACLIACAVLVPLVACSSPASGGGRVQLDFFQFKSEAVATFDAIIADFEAEHPDIDVVQNNVPDAETAFRTRLVREDVPDVITLNVNGVFGEFADAGVLYDWADDPLLEEISPAVVRIVQDLGQSSPGAVNALPFANNSSGFVYNADLLAAQGVEVPTTWAELLTAMDAFEQAGTTPVYATLKDGWTALPAFNQLVANTVPADFWERLDAGETTFAEEWRPAADQLAELFAFAQPDRFSRDYNAGNQEFAAGGVPFYLQGSFAIPAIVSFEPAFEIGFGNLPTTDDAATQLLVSGVDVGVTMGAQPRHPEQSRLFVEYLLQPDVMRQYSQDQSAITPLVDATTGDPTLEPVLPFFDDDRVTGYVDHRIPASIPLAAMLQQYLIDGDADALLTQLDEEWDQVAARRS